The following proteins are encoded in a genomic region of Thermococcus pacificus:
- a CDS encoding MBL fold metallo-hydrolase encodes MIELTFLGSGGGRFITITQFRSTGGFHIRASRNIYVDPGPGALVRSWRYKLDPRKLDAIFVSHRHVDHCNDLEVMVEAMTGGALKKRGTLIASKSVVYGDETHTPAISKYHLDVLESVHIPEPGSRIPIGEDEFIITPSQHSDPTTIGFRMKTRFGDISYIPDTAYFDGLIEWHDGARLLIAAVTRPRDMGIPYHLSTDDAVEMLKSMEKKPEALVISHIGMKMHFANPYKEAKYIENVTGVKTYVAKEGFRVMVEKNEISVRTLRPARFV; translated from the coding sequence TTGATAGAGCTAACGTTCCTCGGGAGCGGCGGTGGGCGGTTCATAACCATAACCCAGTTCCGCTCCACGGGGGGATTCCACATACGCGCGAGCAGGAACATATACGTTGATCCGGGACCGGGTGCCCTCGTTAGGAGCTGGCGCTACAAGCTCGATCCAAGGAAGCTCGACGCCATATTCGTCTCCCACAGGCACGTCGACCACTGCAACGACCTCGAGGTCATGGTTGAGGCTATGACCGGGGGAGCACTCAAGAAGAGGGGAACGCTGATAGCCTCAAAAAGCGTCGTCTACGGCGATGAGACCCACACACCCGCCATAAGCAAGTACCACCTTGACGTGCTGGAAAGCGTTCACATACCCGAGCCGGGGAGCAGGATACCCATTGGTGAGGATGAGTTCATAATAACACCCAGCCAGCACTCAGATCCAACGACCATCGGCTTCCGCATGAAGACCCGGTTCGGTGACATCTCGTACATACCCGACACGGCATACTTCGATGGCCTCATCGAGTGGCATGATGGCGCAAGGCTGCTCATAGCGGCGGTAACAAGGCCCCGGGACATGGGCATTCCCTACCACCTAAGCACGGACGATGCAGTTGAGATGCTGAAGAGCATGGAAAAAAAGCCCGAGGCACTCGTCATAAGCCACATCGGCATGAAGATGCACTTTGCCAACCCCTACAAGGAGGCCAAGTACATCGAGAACGTCACCGGCGTCAAGACTTACGTCGCCAAGGAGGGCTTCAGAGTAATGGTAGAAAAGAACGAGATATCCGTCAGAACTCTAAGACCGGCGAGGTTCGTTTAA
- the glmM gene encoding phosphoglucosamine mutase encodes MKLFGTAGIRGTLWEKVTPELAMRMGMAIGTYVDGESVAVARDGRTSSVMLQSAMISGLLSTGKEVLDLGLIPTPALAWATREHADGGVMITASHNPPTDNGIKVFNGDGTEFYVEQERELEELYFSGSFRKANWDEIKSVKPIEVIDDYIKAVLDFVNHETSLKVLYDGANGAGSVLAPYLLREMGAKVISVNAHVDGHFPGRKPEPRYENIAYLGELARELGVDLVIAQDGDADRIAVFDEKGNYLTEDTVIALFAKRYVEEHGGGTVVVSIDTGSRIDHVVEEAGGRVVRIPLGQPHDGIKKYGAIFAAEPWKLVHPKFGPWIDSFVTMGLLIKMIDEEGKPLSEIARENVPEFYLTKKNVPCPDELKKRVVESSAKVVEEKLGDEIKEILTISGYRFNLKDRSWVLVRPSGTEPKIRVVVEAPSEKRRDELFEFAYRTVREAVEKAKKNKGD; translated from the coding sequence ATGAAGCTCTTTGGCACGGCAGGAATACGTGGAACGCTGTGGGAGAAGGTCACGCCGGAGCTCGCAATGAGGATGGGAATGGCAATCGGAACCTACGTTGACGGTGAGAGCGTTGCCGTCGCGAGGGACGGGAGAACTTCGAGCGTCATGCTCCAGAGCGCAATGATAAGCGGCCTTCTCAGCACGGGAAAGGAGGTTCTCGACCTCGGACTCATCCCAACGCCCGCTTTGGCGTGGGCGACGAGGGAGCACGCCGACGGCGGGGTGATGATAACCGCCTCTCACAATCCCCCGACCGACAACGGCATAAAGGTCTTCAACGGCGACGGAACCGAGTTCTACGTTGAACAGGAAAGAGAGCTTGAAGAACTCTACTTCTCAGGGAGCTTCAGAAAAGCGAACTGGGACGAGATAAAATCGGTTAAGCCCATCGAGGTCATTGACGACTACATCAAAGCGGTTCTCGACTTCGTGAACCACGAGACGAGTCTAAAGGTCCTCTATGACGGCGCCAACGGCGCTGGCAGTGTCTTGGCCCCGTATCTTCTCCGTGAGATGGGGGCGAAGGTGATAAGCGTCAACGCCCACGTTGACGGCCACTTCCCTGGGAGAAAGCCCGAGCCAAGGTACGAGAACATAGCCTACCTTGGAGAACTCGCGAGGGAGCTGGGCGTTGACCTCGTCATAGCCCAGGACGGAGACGCGGACAGGATAGCTGTCTTCGACGAGAAGGGGAACTACTTAACGGAGGACACTGTAATAGCGCTCTTCGCGAAGCGCTACGTCGAAGAGCATGGCGGCGGGACGGTGGTGGTTTCAATCGACACAGGCTCGAGGATAGACCACGTCGTTGAGGAAGCCGGCGGCAGGGTTGTAAGAATACCGCTCGGCCAGCCCCACGACGGGATAAAGAAATACGGGGCTATCTTCGCTGCCGAACCATGGAAGCTCGTCCACCCGAAGTTCGGCCCCTGGATAGACAGCTTCGTGACGATGGGGCTGCTCATCAAGATGATAGACGAGGAAGGCAAGCCCCTCTCGGAGATAGCCAGGGAAAACGTCCCCGAGTTCTACCTCACGAAGAAGAACGTCCCCTGCCCAGATGAGCTAAAGAAGCGGGTCGTTGAGAGTTCGGCAAAAGTCGTGGAAGAAAAACTCGGGGACGAGATAAAGGAGATTCTGACGATCTCTGGCTACCGCTTCAACCTGAAGGACCGCTCCTGGGTTCTCGTGAGGCCCAGCGGAACCGAGCCGAAGATAAGGGTCGTCGTCGAGGCGCCGAGCGAAAAGAGGCGTGACGAGCTTTTTGAGTTCGCCTACAGAACGGTCAGAGAAGCCGTGGAAAAAGCGAAGAAAAATAAGGGGGATTAA
- a CDS encoding UPF0146 family protein, translating into MPVEDFAEFLAKEVPVGRVAELGIGFQFKVALKLKEFGYDVLAVDWNPVSVEKARELGLNAVRDDLFSPSLDLYLGVKALYSVRPTPEIVKPILELGEKLGVPVYILPLTGDTMPKALRLVNFRGLAIYTAKPI; encoded by the coding sequence ATGCCTGTCGAGGACTTTGCGGAGTTTCTGGCCAAAGAGGTTCCAGTTGGCAGGGTGGCGGAGCTCGGGATAGGCTTTCAGTTCAAGGTGGCTTTGAAACTGAAGGAGTTCGGCTACGATGTTCTTGCCGTTGACTGGAACCCTGTATCGGTCGAGAAAGCCAGGGAGCTGGGCCTTAACGCAGTTAGGGATGACCTCTTCAGCCCGAGCCTCGACCTCTACCTCGGGGTCAAAGCGCTCTACTCGGTTAGACCCACTCCTGAGATAGTAAAGCCCATCCTCGAACTCGGGGAGAAGCTCGGGGTCCCGGTTTACATCCTTCCCCTCACGGGCGATACAATGCCGAAAGCCCTGAGGCTCGTGAACTTTAGAGGGCTGGCGATATACACGGCCAAACCTATTTAA
- a CDS encoding ABC transporter ATP-binding protein, which produces MAGVKLINVWKQFGDFTAVREMNLDIKDGEFMILLGPSGCGKTTTLRMIAGLEEPTRGQIYIGDNLVADPEKGVFVPPKDRDIAMVFQSYALYPHMTVYDNIAFPLKLRKVPKQEIDQRVREVAEMLGLTEFLKRKPRELSGGQRQRVALGRAIVRKPQVFLMDEPLSNLDAKLRVKMRAELKKLQRQLGVTTIYVTHDQVEAMTMGDRIAVINRGELQQVGTPEEVYDKPANTFVAGFIGSPPMNFMDATITEDGFVDFGPFRLKLLPDQVEVLEEKGYLGKDVIFGIRPEDLYDAMFAQVKVPGENMVRAMVDIIENLGSEKIVHLRVGNVTFLGSFRSESKVVEGQEVDVVFDMRKVHIFEKGSGKAVF; this is translated from the coding sequence ATGGCTGGAGTGAAGCTCATCAACGTCTGGAAGCAGTTTGGGGACTTCACGGCAGTGAGGGAGATGAACCTTGACATTAAGGATGGGGAATTCATGATCCTCCTCGGCCCAAGCGGATGCGGGAAAACGACAACCCTCAGGATGATAGCCGGCCTAGAAGAACCCACCAGGGGCCAGATCTACATCGGAGATAACCTTGTAGCAGACCCGGAGAAGGGGGTATTCGTACCGCCCAAGGACAGGGACATTGCGATGGTCTTCCAGAGCTACGCCCTCTACCCGCACATGACGGTCTACGACAACATAGCCTTCCCCCTCAAACTCAGGAAAGTTCCAAAACAGGAAATCGACCAGCGCGTTAGGGAAGTCGCCGAGATGCTCGGTCTGACCGAGTTCCTCAAGAGGAAGCCTAGGGAATTAAGCGGCGGCCAGAGGCAGCGTGTCGCCCTTGGCAGGGCCATCGTCAGGAAACCCCAAGTGTTCCTCATGGACGAGCCCCTGAGCAACCTGGACGCGAAGCTCAGGGTGAAGATGCGTGCCGAGCTCAAGAAACTCCAGAGACAGCTTGGGGTCACGACGATATACGTCACTCACGACCAGGTCGAGGCAATGACCATGGGCGACAGGATTGCGGTGATAAACAGGGGTGAGCTCCAGCAGGTCGGAACGCCGGAGGAAGTCTATGACAAACCTGCAAACACGTTCGTGGCAGGGTTCATAGGTTCGCCGCCGATGAACTTCATGGACGCGACTATAACCGAGGACGGCTTCGTGGACTTCGGCCCCTTCAGGCTCAAGCTCCTGCCCGACCAGGTTGAGGTGCTGGAAGAGAAGGGCTACCTCGGAAAGGACGTCATCTTCGGAATAAGGCCTGAAGACTTGTACGACGCAATGTTCGCGCAAGTGAAGGTCCCCGGGGAGAACATGGTCAGGGCCATGGTGGACATCATTGAGAACCTCGGAAGCGAGAAGATAGTCCACCTCCGCGTTGGTAATGTGACCTTCCTCGGCTCCTTCAGGTCGGAGTCGAAAGTCGTGGAGGGGCAGGAGGTAGACGTCGTCTTCGACATGAGGAAGGTCCACATCTTCGAGAAGGGGAGCGGAAAGGCCGTATTCTGA
- a CDS encoding glucodextranase DOMON-like domain-containing protein, which produces MKRQVVALFLAFLMVGSIVGVNLKTVGAAEPKPLNVIIVWHQHQPYYYDPVQDIYTRPWVRLHAANNYWKMAHYLSEYPDVHVAIDLSGSLIAQLVDYMDGKRDNYQIITEKIANGEPLTVDEKWFMLQAPGGFFDHTIPWNGEPITDPNGNPTRDFWDRYTELKDKMLQAKAKYANLPLEEQKAAVTGEFTEQDYIDLAVLFNLAWTDYGYIMDNPELKAIYEKVDEGGYTRDDVKTVLDAQMWLLNHTFEGHEKINYLLGNGNVEVTVVPYAHPIGPILNDFGWENDFDEHVKVSHELYKEYLGGGSVTPVGGWAAESALNDKTLEILAENGWTWVMTDQLVLDRLGVEKTTENYYKPWVAEFNGKKIYLFPRDHALSDRVGFTYGGMNQYQAVEDFVNELLKVQKENYDGSLVYVVTLDGENAWENYPYDGKLFLNELYKKLEELQEQGLIRTVTPSEYIKLYGEEANVLTPKMMERLDLTGDKVEALLKAQSLGDLYDMVGVKEEMQWPESSWIDGTLSTWIGEPQENYGWYWLYQARKALMEHKGEMSQADWEKAYEYLLRAEASDWFWWYGSDQDSGQDYSFDRYLKAYLYEMYRLAGLEPPSYLHGNYFPDGEPYQKLGPIGLKKGEVQSYSSLSPKASSVSVYFDDRGVHFVLNGDVDEFEVSLYEARKRVGNTFTLLQKKPDQLRYSLWPFSADSVGLMITKHVVYRDGKAEIYNATGYEESEKLGDLTVEKSGNTVDVTVPFEYIETPNDFYFAASTVDGNGNLDIISTPVELKLPTEVKGVVIADVKDPEGDDHGPGTYTYPTDGVFKPGVFDLLEFKLLEQTDAYVMQFKFKDLGGNPWNGPNGFSLQIIEVYFDYKDGGNSSAIKMFQDGPGSNVNLDPDHPWDVAFRIAGWDYGNLIVLPDGTAIQGEMQISADPASNTITVKVPKKYIQINEDYGLWGDVLIGSQDGYGPDKWRVVAVDAEQWKLGGADPQAVINGVAPRVVDELVPEGFKPTQEEQLSSYDANGGKLATVRAIPLLKQGIVVNDPEGDDHGPGTYTYPTDGVFKPGVFDLLRFKMTEGDDAWTLEFYFKDLGGNPWNGPNGFSLQIIEAYFDYTEGGNVTAIKMFPDGPGSNVQLDPRHPWDVALRIAGWDYGNLIIMPDGTVYQGEMQISADPTKNAIIVKLPKKYLPGVGDYGLYASVLVGSQDGYGPDKWRVVAVEAEQWKLGGAEPDAVINGVAPRVVDELVPEGFKPTQEEQLSSYDAENMKLATVVMIPLVEGSGGEVTPTPTETTSSTSSTSSTTSETTTSPSSTTQPTTNSPTTTTTGGGGGICGPAALIGLAIIPLLLRRRR; this is translated from the coding sequence ATGAAGAGGCAGGTTGTTGCCCTTTTCCTTGCCTTTTTGATGGTTGGAAGCATAGTCGGAGTTAACCTAAAGACCGTTGGCGCGGCAGAGCCGAAGCCGCTCAACGTTATAATAGTGTGGCACCAGCACCAGCCCTACTACTACGACCCGGTTCAGGACATCTACACGAGGCCGTGGGTCAGGCTCCACGCGGCAAACAACTACTGGAAGATGGCCCACTACCTGAGCGAATATCCGGACGTCCATGTTGCCATAGACCTCTCCGGTTCACTCATAGCCCAGCTGGTTGACTACATGGATGGAAAGAGGGACAACTACCAGATAATAACTGAGAAGATAGCGAACGGTGAGCCCTTAACCGTTGACGAGAAGTGGTTCATGCTCCAGGCCCCTGGAGGGTTCTTCGACCACACGATACCCTGGAACGGGGAACCGATAACCGACCCGAACGGCAATCCAACAAGGGACTTCTGGGACAGGTACACCGAGCTTAAAGACAAGATGCTCCAGGCCAAGGCCAAGTACGCCAACCTGCCGCTCGAGGAGCAGAAGGCCGCGGTTACCGGAGAGTTCACCGAGCAGGACTACATCGATTTGGCGGTTCTCTTCAACCTCGCCTGGACGGATTACGGCTACATAATGGATAACCCGGAGCTCAAGGCCATCTATGAGAAGGTCGACGAGGGCGGCTACACCAGGGACGACGTCAAGACAGTCCTCGACGCCCAGATGTGGCTCCTAAACCACACCTTCGAGGGGCACGAGAAGATAAACTACCTCCTCGGCAACGGCAACGTCGAGGTTACCGTCGTCCCCTACGCCCATCCGATTGGTCCGATACTCAACGACTTCGGCTGGGAGAACGACTTCGACGAGCACGTGAAGGTCTCCCACGAGCTTTACAAGGAATACCTCGGCGGTGGCAGCGTTACCCCTGTTGGTGGATGGGCTGCCGAGTCAGCTCTCAATGACAAGACCCTCGAGATACTGGCTGAAAACGGCTGGACATGGGTCATGACCGACCAGCTCGTCCTCGACAGGCTCGGCGTTGAGAAGACCACCGAGAACTACTACAAGCCCTGGGTGGCCGAGTTCAACGGAAAGAAGATATACCTCTTCCCGCGCGATCACGCGCTCAGCGACCGCGTTGGCTTCACCTACGGCGGCATGAACCAGTACCAGGCCGTTGAGGACTTCGTCAACGAACTCCTCAAGGTCCAGAAGGAGAACTACGACGGTTCCCTCGTCTACGTCGTGACCCTCGACGGCGAGAATGCCTGGGAGAACTATCCCTACGACGGCAAGCTCTTCCTCAACGAACTCTACAAGAAGCTTGAGGAGCTCCAGGAGCAGGGCCTCATAAGGACGGTCACCCCGAGCGAGTACATAAAGCTCTACGGCGAGGAAGCCAACGTTCTCACCCCGAAGATGATGGAACGCCTCGACCTCACCGGAGACAAGGTAGAGGCGCTCCTCAAGGCCCAGAGCCTCGGCGACCTCTACGACATGGTCGGGGTTAAGGAGGAGATGCAGTGGCCCGAGAGTAGCTGGATAGACGGAACCCTCTCCACCTGGATAGGCGAGCCCCAGGAGAACTACGGTTGGTACTGGCTCTACCAGGCGAGGAAGGCCCTGATGGAGCACAAGGGTGAGATGAGCCAGGCTGACTGGGAGAAGGCTTATGAATACCTGCTCCGCGCAGAGGCAAGTGACTGGTTCTGGTGGTACGGGAGCGATCAGGACAGTGGGCAGGACTACAGCTTCGACCGCTACCTGAAGGCCTACCTCTACGAGATGTACAGGCTGGCGGGCCTCGAGCCTCCGAGCTACCTCCACGGCAACTACTTCCCTGACGGCGAGCCCTATCAGAAGCTCGGTCCGATCGGCCTCAAGAAGGGAGAAGTCCAGAGCTACTCCAGCCTCTCGCCGAAGGCCAGTAGCGTGAGCGTTTACTTCGATGATAGGGGAGTGCACTTCGTTCTGAATGGCGACGTGGATGAGTTCGAGGTGAGCCTGTACGAGGCCAGGAAGCGCGTCGGCAACACCTTCACCCTCCTCCAGAAGAAGCCGGACCAGCTCAGGTACTCCCTCTGGCCGTTCTCAGCGGACAGCGTCGGCCTCATGATAACCAAGCACGTCGTTTACAGGGATGGCAAAGCGGAAATCTACAACGCCACCGGCTATGAGGAAAGTGAAAAGCTCGGAGACCTTACCGTTGAGAAGAGCGGGAACACCGTTGACGTAACGGTTCCATTCGAGTACATCGAGACCCCCAACGACTTCTACTTTGCGGCATCCACGGTCGACGGTAACGGTAACCTGGATATCATAAGCACGCCGGTCGAGCTCAAGCTCCCGACCGAGGTCAAGGGGGTCGTCATAGCAGATGTAAAGGACCCGGAGGGAGACGACCACGGGCCGGGAACCTACACCTACCCGACAGATGGTGTATTCAAGCCGGGAGTCTTTGACCTCCTCGAGTTCAAGCTCCTCGAGCAGACCGATGCCTACGTCATGCAGTTCAAGTTCAAGGATCTTGGGGGCAACCCGTGGAACGGGCCGAACGGCTTCAGTCTGCAGATAATCGAGGTGTACTTCGACTACAAGGACGGTGGCAACAGCTCGGCCATAAAGATGTTCCAGGATGGGCCGGGTTCAAACGTCAACCTCGACCCAGACCACCCGTGGGACGTCGCGTTTAGGATCGCTGGATGGGACTACGGCAACCTCATCGTCCTTCCGGACGGCACCGCGATACAGGGAGAGATGCAGATTTCAGCAGATCCCGCGAGCAACACCATAACCGTGAAGGTGCCCAAGAAGTACATCCAGATAAACGAGGACTACGGTCTCTGGGGAGACGTTCTTATTGGCTCACAGGACGGCTATGGTCCGGACAAGTGGAGGGTGGTTGCAGTTGATGCTGAACAGTGGAAGCTCGGTGGAGCCGACCCACAGGCCGTCATAAACGGCGTCGCCCCGAGGGTTGTGGACGAGCTCGTTCCAGAAGGCTTCAAGCCGACCCAGGAGGAGCAGCTCAGCTCCTACGACGCCAACGGCGGAAAGCTGGCAACGGTTAGGGCCATTCCACTGCTCAAGCAGGGAATAGTGGTTAACGACCCCGAGGGAGACGACCACGGGCCGGGAACCTACACCTACCCGACAGATGGCGTCTTCAAGCCTGGCGTCTTCGACCTCCTTAGGTTCAAGATGACCGAGGGCGACGATGCCTGGACGCTGGAGTTCTACTTCAAGGATCTCGGAGGTAACCCATGGAACGGGCCGAACGGCTTCAGCCTCCAGATAATCGAGGCTTACTTTGACTACACCGAGGGCGGAAACGTCACCGCGATAAAGATGTTCCCCGACGGGCCGGGAAGCAATGTCCAACTCGATCCGAGGCATCCGTGGGATGTAGCCCTGAGGATAGCCGGCTGGGACTATGGAAACCTCATAATCATGCCCGACGGAACGGTCTACCAGGGGGAGATGCAGATTTCGGCAGACCCGACGAAGAACGCGATAATCGTCAAGCTCCCGAAGAAGTACCTGCCCGGAGTGGGTGACTATGGACTCTACGCGTCGGTGCTCGTTGGCTCACAGGACGGCTATGGTCCGGACAAGTGGAGGGTGGTTGCAGTCGAGGCAGAGCAGTGGAAGCTCGGCGGGGCAGAGCCGGACGCGGTTATCAACGGTGTCGCACCGAGAGTCGTTGATGAGCTCGTTCCAGAAGGCTTCAAGCCAACCCAGGAGGAACAGCTGAGTAGCTACGATGCCGAGAACATGAAGCTCGCCACAGTAGTCATGATACCGCTCGTCGAGGGAAGCGGAGGCGAGGTAACGCCCACCCCAACAGAGACGACCTCAAGCACGAGCTCCACCAGCTCCACCACCAGCGAGACCACGACCTCACCGAGCTCAACGACTCAGCCGACAACCAACAGTCCGACCACCACTACCACCGGCGGAGGCGGAGGAATCTGCGGCCCGGCGGCTCTGATAGGGCTGGCAATAATACCGCTCCTCCTCAGGAGGAGGCGCTGA
- a CDS encoding ABC transporter permease subunit: MMGRRKSEILKSFTLTLVAILVMFIILFPVYYIFTVSISPGSTLATTEFHLIPRNVSLDSYREVLFGFSGNKLSEDFTGTIEGSASIQDGKLYLTEGTIRGKVKYGPFTGMTFEIPVKNLVFDVSGNSNAQGGLKGEVRGLFVLTRMNPDGTIGFGLLRNVILTEGSLDGTAVSGPMEKYVVARNSGTVHFTYLGKFVNSKFFGYLKNSLILATLTVILTLIFVVPAAYAFSRMKFFGREHVLYFYLMFTQVSGGLGIAGLIALYGMVVKLGLYDKLPVLSFIYAAGSVPFNTWLLKGYIDSISPDFDEAALVDGAGYLQIIRHVLLPMALPGIATVAIFAFIGGWTEFILASLLLTQDNQPLSVWIYLLMGGIGRGIDWSYFAAAALLFALPVFVMFMLAQNYIKSGLTVGGLKE, translated from the coding sequence ATGATGGGGCGCCGGAAGAGTGAGATTCTCAAGAGCTTCACGCTGACCCTCGTGGCAATACTGGTGATGTTCATCATCCTCTTCCCCGTTTACTACATCTTCACGGTCTCGATAAGCCCTGGTTCAACCCTCGCGACGACGGAGTTCCACCTAATACCGAGAAACGTCAGCTTAGACTCATACAGGGAGGTGCTCTTCGGCTTCTCCGGCAATAAGCTCAGCGAGGACTTCACTGGGACGATAGAGGGAAGTGCCAGCATCCAGGACGGCAAGCTCTACCTGACGGAGGGAACCATCAGAGGAAAGGTCAAATACGGGCCTTTCACGGGAATGACGTTTGAGATCCCGGTAAAGAACCTGGTGTTCGACGTCTCCGGGAACTCTAACGCTCAAGGGGGGCTGAAGGGGGAAGTTAGGGGACTCTTCGTCCTGACGCGGATGAACCCCGATGGAACAATAGGATTCGGCCTGCTAAGGAACGTCATCCTCACCGAGGGAAGTCTTGACGGAACGGCCGTCTCCGGCCCCATGGAAAAGTACGTCGTTGCCAGGAACAGCGGCACCGTGCACTTCACGTACCTCGGCAAGTTCGTGAACTCGAAGTTCTTCGGCTACCTCAAGAACAGCCTGATACTAGCGACCCTGACGGTGATACTGACGCTGATCTTCGTCGTCCCAGCGGCCTACGCTTTCTCGCGCATGAAGTTCTTCGGAAGGGAGCACGTGCTGTACTTCTACCTCATGTTCACCCAGGTATCTGGAGGTCTTGGAATAGCAGGCCTTATAGCCCTCTACGGTATGGTCGTCAAGCTCGGCCTCTACGACAAGCTGCCGGTGCTTTCCTTCATATACGCGGCCGGAAGCGTTCCCTTCAACACGTGGCTACTCAAGGGTTACATCGACTCAATCAGCCCCGATTTCGACGAGGCGGCTTTAGTGGACGGCGCGGGCTACCTCCAGATAATCAGGCACGTGCTACTGCCGATGGCGCTACCGGGAATAGCGACGGTTGCAATATTCGCCTTCATAGGAGGATGGACGGAGTTCATCCTGGCAAGTCTGCTCTTAACTCAGGATAACCAGCCGCTTTCGGTCTGGATATACCTGCTCATGGGCGGCATAGGCAGGGGAATCGACTGGAGCTACTTCGCGGCGGCTGCTCTGCTCTTCGCCCTGCCGGTCTTCGTGATGTTCATGCTCGCCCAGAACTACATTAAGAGCGGCCTCACCGTTGGAGGCCTTAAGGAATGA
- a CDS encoding carbohydrate ABC transporter permease has product MRKTTTIALFLILPGIAAFLFFNLWPIIYSVYLAFTNAQLGNFPIYNPESAAGPLRFVGLENFRWILSNDGFREAFKWTWIFVATSVTLKVLAGIFLGLLYNSKYVKGKAVYRSLLIIPWALPLLFSVTVWKFMFDPIFGPINQILKSLGVSTLPNWINDPTWAFLALNIIEVWLAYPFMMTVITAALQSVPDTLVEAAIIDGANYWQRVRHVVLPIVGKPVAFATILTSAASFQYFMVPYIYNAGLFENKFLLLYGFRKAFGASPHYGRASAVMIIATLILAVYMYVNVRITKLQEGAKG; this is encoded by the coding sequence ATGAGAAAGACAACAACTATCGCCCTTTTTCTAATACTGCCAGGGATAGCCGCGTTCCTGTTCTTCAACCTGTGGCCGATAATCTACTCAGTTTATCTGGCCTTCACCAACGCCCAGCTCGGCAACTTCCCGATATACAACCCGGAGAGTGCGGCCGGACCGCTAAGGTTTGTCGGTCTCGAGAACTTCCGGTGGATACTCAGCAACGATGGCTTCAGGGAGGCGTTTAAGTGGACGTGGATATTCGTCGCCACGAGCGTTACCCTGAAGGTGCTCGCTGGAATCTTCTTGGGCCTGCTCTACAACAGCAAGTACGTCAAGGGAAAGGCGGTCTACCGTTCGCTCCTGATAATACCCTGGGCGTTGCCGCTCCTCTTCTCAGTCACCGTTTGGAAGTTCATGTTCGACCCGATTTTTGGACCCATAAACCAGATTCTAAAATCACTGGGTGTTTCGACACTGCCCAACTGGATTAACGACCCCACCTGGGCGTTTCTGGCGCTCAACATAATTGAGGTCTGGCTGGCATATCCGTTCATGATGACCGTCATAACGGCGGCGCTCCAGTCCGTTCCGGACACACTCGTCGAGGCGGCCATCATAGACGGTGCAAACTACTGGCAGAGGGTGAGGCACGTCGTGCTTCCTATAGTCGGGAAGCCGGTAGCCTTCGCAACGATACTCACCAGCGCCGCGAGCTTCCAGTACTTCATGGTGCCCTACATCTACAACGCCGGCCTCTTCGAGAACAAGTTCCTGTTGCTCTACGGATTCAGAAAAGCCTTTGGCGCCAGCCCGCACTACGGAAGGGCCTCGGCGGTTATGATAATCGCCACGCTGATACTGGCCGTTTACATGTACGTCAACGTTAGGATAACCAAGCTGCAGGAGGGTGCTAAGGGATGA